A window of Drosophila santomea strain STO CAGO 1482 chromosome X, Prin_Dsan_1.1, whole genome shotgun sequence genomic DNA:
GAGAATCGTGTCTAGAACAGTATCTCAAATAAGATAAGCACTAAAAACCAATTCGCTGGCATTAGAAGCTGTCCAATGGGGGATATCGCCAGCTCTCACCTATTATTTGGGGTTTCTTCTGGGAGCAGCGATTGGGGGGCCCAAAAGGGAAATAAATGTGGGTTCATGATTGGAATTCAAAGGCCCGTCTGATTAGCACAGAATGCTTGTTTTCTAGAGGCCCCCCACATGATTTGCATGCGAATCGAATAACTATCGAAAACTAAACGATATAAAGCTAGCTGGAAGTGTAAAAGATACACCGAGAGAAAAGCTCACTCTATTCGTTCAACCCacaaaacatttataatttgtGGGGTTATTCAATTGAAGCTGAGACAACCTTTTCTGAATATGCtttttgcattaaaaacataaaacaaataaaactgCAATAAGTACGCAAAACTAAGAAGAAAGTAAGAGTCTCATAGAACAAAGCAACTTTCGCATTTCTCTGCTGCACTTATTATCAtttgaaacattttattcTCGCAAGTCATGACAATTAACCAATTGTGGGCACTTCatttttagttattattatatatgtatagtttTATCGTGGGATGAACCGGAAGGAATGGGATGTGGAAAGCGGGATTGCATGCAAATTCGCTGGAGAAATGCTATCACGATTTTCAGCTAgtttcatatgtatgtacatatgtacatgtgtagACAACGTTCTACGAGAGTATGTAATTAATATACTATAGTATATGATATATGTAGAGTCGCATCTTCTGTAGTTGTTTGGACACCGCGccattaataatttaattaatttaatcatTTGTGGTGgcaacaatttgcaatttaatgGCACAAATTACGGCTTATAAATGGCACTGCGGCGagattttcaaattaaaattcggCAATCATCTAAATTTGCACATTAAAATGAATTCAGAACCCGCCGTTCAAATTCACACCAATCATTTGATTATCAACTGATCGTTCGTTCCTGCAAAACGCAATCCGATCCACTCGATTTCGCCGCACTTTTCCAGATATTCGCTAAGGACCATCCATCCACTCACTTGCAATGTCCGTGTCTCCAAGGTGCACTATATGTATCGCAGTTGAATCGTATTTGGGTATTGGGTATTATGCTCGTTTCTGGGACTTAACTCTGAACTAATGCCGCCGACAATCGGCGTTCGACTAATGCGCTCTACGTAAAGCCCAAACGTAACTTTCGATTGCGCCAAAAGCGGCGGCAGCGACGCCGACTGCGCAGTCGCGAGAACGCCGAGAAAGGCGGCTTAACCCTATACTGGCCAAGCACCTTGCCTGGGCCCAGTGAGCCCATTGTGAGTGGGCATGGTCTCAGTTATGAATTAGCAGTAGGATCTGAAGTTATTTGAAAGTATTCTAGCAGGAGAATCTGAAGCTATTTACAAGTATTCTGGGATGTGCAACGGAAAACTCAACAAGTTGCACAACTTTTAAGCAATTTGGAGTTTCCACATTCAAGTACTTTAGCTTGATTTGCTTAACACCCAAGTAGATGAAACAATGATATACATTAACATAACTAAATGCACACACGAACGCTTTAGACGTccatcactcatacgcactgttggcCGAAGCGTGTTTGATTTAATTaccattaattaaaatgaattgattatttattattttatcactTCCACGAAATCGtctacaaaaatgtaaataaagcCATTTGCTCTGAAAggaatcaattttaaaaacgTAGTATTTATACTAGaaaaggaaatatttaaaaatatataataatttgaGAAAAGGTTAGATTGTTTTAGGGGTTAAACAGGAGGAGATCGGAAGCGCGGGACGAAATCTCTGTCAAGTTGAGCTGGGTCTACTTTCTATACGATACaatacgatacgatacgaaaATGATcttaaatctaattaaaatgtaacGAGCGccatgaaattgaaattgtagCCAAATGAAAGCGATGCCAGCGCCTCAATGCCAGCGATCAAGTCAGTTACTAATAGAACGGCTAGTTACAGTAGATCAAGGTGGGGGAAGATCTCCATCGCCATTGCCGAACCCCTGGGAACATGATTTATCGATTTGACGATACCAGATGGCTGATAAGCAGCATAGAACACGATCCCCACCGGGAGGCATTGGAAAGGCATTTGAGGTACTCTCGAGCGCATGTAAGGGCGCTCACAGCAGCGGCCAAGATAGTAGAGTAGCTAGTAAATATAAGGAAACTAAACGACTTCTTTGAAAGCATCTTGTGTACTTCTTCTACTATTCTTCTATTATaaatctaaaaatattaaattttaaagaatttattgCCCGAATAAAAATGATGCCTAGATCAGCTAAGATAACATTTAAAGTTACAGTGTACCCATAAATacggttttatttttaaaaaattgctCGTATTATTTCGCCCCCAATTGCTTGTGTGTCAGCACAGctccggccacgcccacttcgcTAACAAGTGGGCGACAAGTGTTTTCGCATTGACGCAGATGGactgttttttgttttttgttctctCCCGCAAATTGGCAATCCCAAAGTGGCTTCTATTCCGGAATTTTCCGTTCCGGATGGGAAGATTCTTCCGCTTTGCCTCCATCCCATCAGTGGGTGAATCATCGATATTCGATTAGATTAAGAACAGAGTTTAAAAGAAATCCATATCTGTAACTATTCTAGATCACAATAAGTACCGAGAACattaaaaacaacattttcctATCAACCTAtttagttttcaattaaatggcaatgacGATGACAACGACTATTGGTTTGgcaagaatatatattcagtAAATAAAGTTATGAGTACTGTCGTGTTAGTCTTCAGAGATAAGATTTCTGCGAACTATTTCTGATCGCTGATCAGGTCAGGCAATCATCAGCTATCAGCTTATCACGAATCCAAAGGATTTCTACTCCGAACTGCAGTGTCACTCCAGCAGGGGttttcccagttcccagttcccagtaCCCAGGCAGCGTTGCAGAAGATATAGTACATTAACATAGACGGGCCATGTGATCTTGGACTTTCCAATCGATGGGCAGTGCGGACAACTTGTTCACATTCTGTCAACTCATCTCCGGTGCGGGGCACGCGGTAATtagtgcactgagagaaactagctgttatttcaaattaaatttcgaTAATTGTAATTTATGAGTGTGTCATTTTTATAATCCACACTTAAACTTCAGTGTTATTAGTTGTATTATTTACCTTTATTTTATTCGATAACTACATACCTACTTAATTAGGCACATACTTAGTTGCACCTATACACTTTTTTTAATGTTGGAAGAAAAAGCATAGTTAAAGTGGGGCACATATTTTCTAGCGATCTGAGTTCGAGTGTACTTGATTTACAGACTTTGTGGTTTCGGCATAAGCGTGCGCTCAAAAGTCCCCAAGTTTCCCCTCTACGTTGTCAGACTTCCAAAAATCATGACAATAGCCAATGATAGTGACGTCGAGGGGCGGCAAACAAATTGCTATAAATACATCGCAATCGCAGGCCCACTTCTGGACTAGGATCGCattggatcggatcggatcggatcggtcGGCTATATACACAGTGTGTGTATAGCTGcgtatgggtatgggtatatAATAGTCAATAGTCAATCAGTGTGCCAGACTGGCCAGGCACTTGGCCATTATCTCCGTTCGATGTTGGCCCAGATAAGGCGTTTTGTTTACGGCCCTTCAGTGCGACTTTCGCCTTAAGAAATGAACCCTTCTTCAGCTTGTTGTTGCCCCATGAATTTGCGTTTCAGCgatgaaatggaaaaatataaatgaaatgtatCAAACACTTCTGCTATTTGTACTTGTGCTCACCCCACTTGTTGCTTTACCAACTTTAAGTTGGGAAAATATTAGCTATTTGCCAGCACGTTGTTGCCAATTGACAGCTGCATTTGGCTGTTAATGGGGAAAAGCGATTTGTTTGGCCAGCCAACAGTTGGCGATTGTTAAAGGGCTTCTTACGTGGCGAAATTCCAAGAAAACCACGTTTTTCCACTTCCAAATTGATCAGAACAACTCATTTGATGTGTTTTAAAACAGATACTTTTTTGACCATCTCATGTGTGGGATCTTAGGAAAACATTCTTGAGTGCGTCTCTGTTATGTTAGTTAAACTactattatacatatatgtatgtgtttaaTTATATTGTTGATAAATCTGTTGATGTTCTTAGGGATTTGTCAAATTAGACCACCAAATAGATCTAGAATTTGTGTATAAAGTATAAAAAGCTTTCGGCCACGATTCCCATCATAAATACCGATTTCTCAGATGATTTCAATTGTTTCCTGTTCAGTGTTCTGTGTTCTGGGTTCTCTCGCCAGATGGGATCTCTCGGAGTGTGTGGATATAGTATAATGTCCGAATGTCTGATATAATGTCCGATTTGGCGGCTGGAAATAACTGGCCGTTGACTGATGTTtgcgatttatttaattaaatgcccTGTTGTTGTGTACGTTTTTTAACGGCGATTCGGAGATTGTCAGGCGACCAAAATTAAACCGACaccgaaataaacaaatacaaaactgaaaacggaaaatgaaaatgaatgcGAGAATTTGTCGCACTTTTAATTTGAGTCAACAATCAGCGCACTGTGCCGactttttgcttgttttttttttttcagtttcagtttcagtctTTCAGTCTTCACTCTTGGCGCAATTAATGACACAACAATTTACAAGTGATTTTTCACTTCACATTTTTCACAACACGACGCGATGCGAATTATTTACAGCCCTTGTTTGTTCGCTTCTTCACTTcaacatttaaacatttaaacattttaaaattgttttctgttttgttgcTGCGACGTCAGAGGCATTCGCCCCAATGAAAGGCAGACAGAGCTTTCCCATTTTCTGGCTGATCGGCggatattatattattatatacatatcttTAACCATAGACGCCTATGTacatctatatatacatatcttaTCGTATTCTtgactttaaaaataaacacgagAGCATAACGAGATATTCGCCgccctcgtcgtcgtcgtagTCGTTGTTATCGTTAGGAAAAGCGGAGGAAAATCCGAAAATCGGAAAATACTTTCCATTCAACAATTCGAAATGGAGGAAATTGAACGAATGATCACTAACTAATTCACTCCAATGACTTATGCACGTGCAAAATTCGTGCCGAAATTGGCAAATTCCTTATTGCAGATTGCAAAATTCCCGCGTGGCAAACGATTTATGCAAATTCTGTACGGTTTCACTTGTTACAGCATTTCTGGAGCGTCATCGTTATATGTGCATATCAATCTTCCATTCGCGGCTCACTTGAAACCATTTTTTAAAGCAAATTAACAGAAAACCACTCTGATGTTCAGACTATAGCTTTCAGCTCCATTTTTGGCGTCCATTGCATACTTTAGTAGTGCGAAAGTAGAAAGTTCCAAGGTCAGCCGAGTTTGACTGGCTCTGAAACGATCTCAAATAAAGATTCGAGCACAGACTTGGGCAACTTTAGCTGGTAAATGTAGATTTAGatgtatatgtaaatgtaGATTTAGATGTATATGTAGACGTAAGCGTAGATGTAAATGTAGATATAGATGTATATGTAGACGTAGATGTATATGTAGACgtagatgtagatgtagatgtaGTTTTAGTGCATCTACATACActtaatgaaatgaaagacacaattaaaatatgaaattcATACGAAAACACACCCAATTTCTCCGTACAAAGGCAtcgtttttattgcatttaaacATTAGatcttaataataaatctCCAAAAATATACAGTACACTTTGTATAAAAATCTTTCTCGTTATTCTTGACAAGCAATCGTTGctttgtgaaaaaaaaaaatttacgaAATGTATAATACAAATGCGCGCTGAGTTTTGTTCTCCGTTGACATTTCGTTGTGTCGCGTCATGTGGATCGAGAATAcgtgtatacatatataaatatatcaaaatacGTACATCATGTGTGTAATACGTACGGATGGGATGAAGCTGACATGGCAAGGtgtaagaaaataaattatgtttgcAGCTGGCATAGGCACATGCTCGGAGTTGGTAGGGGAAACCTATAGTTAGTACTGTGCGTACTGCAACCTCGGCTCAATATCGAAGTGCACTTTGGACATGGTCTAGGCTAGGGCTAGGGCTAAGTTCTAGGGCTAGTTGTACTCCTGTTTCGGGAAGTAGTCGGGCACAAATACGTGAATGATAATACCAGTGGTCATGAGGGCAAAGTAAACGATGACAGCCACCCACCAGAGTATGCGCTCCCAGCGTCGCACCTCCAAATTGCGCAGCACCCCGATCCCCACCAGCAATCCGGCCACGGCACCGGACAAATGCGCCACATAGCCAATCTGGTCGTGCTGGTCGGTCAAGTGGCGGTACACCGAGGTACCCAAATCGGTGAAACAGAAAACCAGGAAGGCCAGCAGCTGAACAATGGCGTACTCCATTTCCGAGTAGTTCTATTGGCGAACAGAAGGTAATGAAggaatttaaaatacatagTATAACTATGCAAATCTGACAACCACTTACCATAATAATCGTGGCAATGTGAGCTGTGATCAGTGCGTATACTCCACCCGATGCGCCAGCCAGAAAGATGCGAGGACTGGTGAGCGACGTGCCCATGGAACCAGCTAACACGCCAGCCAGGTAGACGAGACCCACGCGCCACCAGTGATGCACCAGTTCCAGGGCGATGCCCAGAAAGATCTGGATAATCAGATTCATCATCAGATGCATGATGCCCACGTGGACGAACATGTAGCTCACAAAGCGCCATCCCTCATAGCGCTTGTACGGATTGTAGATGAACAGGGTGGCCGCCGGTCCACTTGTGCTCTCGCCAATGCGATCCTGGTAGTTGGGATCGTCCCTAAACAAGACAGAGAAGAGGGAGATTAGTATTGATAATTAGCATATGCAAGCAATTATGCCATCTCATCTTACTGGAAATGAATGACGTCCACGAGGAACATGATGATCTCGATGATCGAGAAGAGCACCATGGTGAGCGGCGGTGGGCAGATGGACATTTGCTTCTCGTAGGCCCCGTCGGGTTCATCACCTTCCAAGGGCTTCGGCGGCGGCACCACGTAGCGGCAGTAGCGGGTCAGCATGTTGCGCACCATCCACTTGTGGTGCAGGGACATCGCATAGAACTCATCGAAGTCCAGGTGGCCATCGTTGTCCTGGTCGCTGCGCTTCAGTATCTGGTCGGCGATGTAGGCGGGAATGTCCCGGCAATAGCCATCAGAGATCAGTTCCTTAAGCTCGTGCGTGTTGATCAGCCCATCCCTGTCAGAGTCGTGCTGTGTGAGAGGCATATGTGCAATTTAGTCATCTTGGCTAGTTTACATTGACACTTGACAAAGCTAATTTAGATTATTGAACATGAGAGTCCTCTGCTTGTGAAGACACTTGTAAAATCATCAAGTAGAAGTCATTAAGTTTCTCTTTTTGCATGGAAAATCATCTTTTTAATCCAGTAGGCTATATACTAAAGCGTCATTGTGGCTTAAACAAATAAGGGATACGAAATCAGTTCGTAGCAGAAATTCCAAGTGGGCGAACAGACCCGCACCGAATCCAGAAAAATTTAACACCGTGGAAACACCGGCTAAGGACAATAAAATTGGGCAAGTATTAGCTTCGTAACAAAGCAGttccttaaaaaaataaggaaatattACGTTCTTTAGTTTTTCGTCTTCTAAATAACCTAAATCAATACACCtgatatatgatatatattaaattttaaaggCTACACACTGCTCATCTTAGTAATCATTCAAGATTTAACCGAGAACGATGCCTCAACTGATGCAGATGACCCGTCACGTGACCTCTTGGATGGGCTGGACACCGACGCCCCCATGTGAcgtcgaggaggaggaggagccgcTGCAGGAGTCCTCCGGCATCGTGACCGTGCTGATTCTCTACCTGGGCATGGCCGGTCTCTTTGCGGCCCTGAATCTCTGCACCAGTACCAACGACTACCAGGTGCGGGCCCGGGCCAAGCGGGAACTGGTGGCCATGGAGCGCCGGCAGTTGCAGCGCCTGGAGCTGCGGGGCAGGACAACGGGCTTAACGCTGCCACCATCCTGGCCGGCCGCCATGCCATCGCTGACTCGCGATGTGGCTGCCCCAAGACGTCCTGCCGTTCTACTGCAAGAGCAGCGATTGCGGATGCGTTTGCTtcagcagaaggagcaggagctgcaggaTTCCCAGGCTTGGCACGACGCTGTGGATATAGATGAGGAGGAGCATGTGCAGCAGCAGGCCTCCAGCTGCCTTGTCCCAAAGAGACAGAAGTCCACTTTCTTTGACCTTCCTTCAGACCCCGAATAAGCCAATCCACCAGAAGAACTATTCCAAATCATAGCGTAACACTCAAACAGAGGCATGAGTTCAACAATATACAAGTCCCCACAATTTATTATGTTTGTTGACTGATTTTTCCCACTTTTGGTTGCTCCACCAGCACTTGCGACACAACTGCGAATGCAGTCGGGCTAAAAAGTGGCCATAAATGGCCAGGAATGAATGCCACAGATCGAGACGAGAAACTAGAAATCCTAAACGGGGCTAATCGAAAACAAATCGAAAGTCACTCAAAGTTGCACAAACGTCTCCAAACTTAAAGTAATCTTATCGCAAGTAATGGTTTTTGCAAAGGTCAACCGGCATTACTAAATACAAAATCCTCAACTACGATTTCGCTAATAGGAAGTTATGGTTATGGAAAGTCCCTATATGGATGTTACTTTCTTATCTTTGGTTCCCGAtcataaaaaacatttgtcATAGATAAGCTCTGCACTGACCTTTTAGGTATGGTCTAGGTATAGTATAGTAAATAACTAAAAACTGGAGGATTACAAAGAAAACGCGGCGAAATGTCAATGCTCGCACTGAAAACTTAGATCTACGCAATAAGGAAAGACATAggtacatatatactatagAACATTTGGTTAGGTGCACATGTACGTAGCTCTCTTCCCAGTCGTAAACTAATGAATTACACCTTTAAATGTtctaaaaaaagaaaccagaaaggcaaaaacaagaCCAAAAAGTTGGATAACCACGCGATAAGCTGCGAGTGCTCATGGAGTCTTGAGGGGATTGGGACTTAGTCATGGTCGACAAGTAGTCATAGCATGTTTCGGCTCACACAAAGGCCAGTTCGTCAGGTTGTaaaaatcactttaatatgaTATAGTGCTTTGAAAAATCCATTGAAAGACGTCAAATTTCAAAGCTTTC
This region includes:
- the LOC120456122 gene encoding protein rhomboid — encoded protein: MPVKTVNRQQSQTPAQQLQLQQQRDVENGLYPTIPPERRSPPSRPQTLRQDTIDMEEIPLNQTNSQEPEDRRKMHEIFDKHDSDRDGLINTHELKELISDGYCRDIPAYIADQILKRSDQDNDGHLDFDEFYAMSLHHKWMVRNMLTRYCRYVVPPPKPLEGDEPDGAYEKQMSICPPPLTMVLFSIIEIIMFLVDVIHFQDDPNYQDRIGESTSGPAATLFIYNPYKRYEGWRFVSYMFVHVGIMHLMMNLIIQIFLGIALELVHHWWRVGLVYLAGVLAGSMGTSLTSPRIFLAGASGGVYALITAHIATIIMNYSEMEYAIVQLLAFLVFCFTDLGTSVYRHLTDQHDQIGYVAHLSGAVAGLLVGIGVLRNLEVRRWERILWWVAVIVYFALMTTGIIIHVFVPDYFPKQEYN
- the LOC120456123 gene encoding uncharacterized protein LOC120456123, producing MPQLMQMTRHVTSWMGWTPTPPCDVEEEEEPLQESSGIVTVLILYLGMAGLFAALNLCTSTNDYQVRARAKRELVAMERRQLQRLELRGRTTGLTLPPSWPAAMPSLTRDVAAPRRPAVLLQEQRLRMRLLQQKEQELQDSQAWHDAVDIDEEEHVQQQASSCLVPKRQKSTFFDLPSDPE